The sequence cactgtcaataacatatcctaagtatctgatactctgcataccaaaggagcacttttctttgtttgcataaagcccatgttcttgtaaggttgagagaattttttccacattgcaaatgttcctcccaagttttgctgaagatgagtatgtcatccagatataccaccacgaaggaatcagtgaatggtctaagtatatcattcatcattctcatgaatgtcgctggagcatttgttagaccgaaaggcatcactagccattcaaacaatccctctttagatttgaacgttgtcttccacacatctgctgattcaattggtacttgatggtaccctgAATTCAAATCAATTTTGGTAAAGAATTGagcccctctaagctggtccaagaggtcatctattcggggaagtggatacctatttttaactgaaattttattcaaggccctatagtcaatacaaagtctacaggttccatcctttttctttgctagaacaatggggctaccacagggtgatgcacttggacgaatatgtcccttctcaatcaattcttgtatttgcctcttaatctcattattctctaatactGACCTACGGTAGATtggttcattaggtaatggagttcctggtatcaaatcaatagtatgactcacttggcagtgtgtaggtaccccagttggtaacttaaatagattgtcatatttcatcaaaatttgatccattgattttttctacagtgttgtggtgtttgtgatggtatGGGAATTATAAAcagatttcctttcttcttcagaacgaatcatcaataaaatgaatgtTCCTGTTTTGGCAACTaacctcttacattgcttggcactaatcaaagaggtagtgtatgcagggcttacctctggtattcggtatttCTGCTCACGTAATCTGATGGTCGCGCTGCGAGGCCTGGACTCGTAAACACCATGTCgttggtacatatatggttgtcccaacagaacatcacaaacatctaagggagccacatcacaaattacctcatctttgaaaggctttatggagtatgaaaggcgacactgttggtgcacttggatatctcttccttgactaacccatcccattgaatagggttgcgggtgggttgttgttttcagattcagtctcttcacagtctctgctgatattaggttcttttgacttccgctatcaacaataaagtgcagggcttttcctccgacccacatttgtgaatggaacaatctctccCCATCCTCTCGGGGCAATATCCTTGTATTAGCTACCgtggcatatggatcagcctcaatgcCCTGTTCATGATTTCCTTCTGTGCATGTTTCTACCACCTTAGATTCTGCCTTGTcttcatgtgtctccatcattaagcttttgatggttttgcaatcttttgtattatgcgagggactcttatggaattcaaaCCACATACCGttgtcttgtgtcttcttcatactccatgtcTTTTTTGTGGGTGAATTGGGAGAGGGTTCTTTAGAGATCTGTTTCCATGTAGTTTTGGCACCTTCACCCTTCCATTTGTTGTTTGTGAAATTATctctccttcctttctgtttgaatttctcctcaattttggtagcaaatttatatgcactaggtaaagtctctatgtttaggaattccatttcggtttggatGTACCTATGGAGTCCACTTTGATATTTCAAAACTCGGTGCTTTTcagaatctttgatgccaagctttgttgttaaggcatgaaacatattagtatattcctgaacagtttggtccttcttctgccgaagcaattgccactgcatatatttatgttcatatgtatcaataggaaaatattcttcttttatgtgctccatgaattctccccatgtgggtttttgattaAAAATAAAAGTGCTGCCATTTTCTgctgccttggatgctaactttgcttcccaCGAATCTTTCACATGCTTTTCAGCTTTCAGGAGAgcgaaagttatcttctcttcatctgaaaaCTGATTGACAAAGAAGtatctttccagttttgaaactcaatcatcaacaacatctgcatCGATCTTTCTTTGGAATGTGGGTATATTGAAATTCACTTGCACCTAGAATGGCGTATGAACGGTGGGTTTTCTTGTGACCCACgactttccagcatttgcttgaactgctccatcatttcttcacgttgttttgttagtgcatcttcaactaatgttttaatgtcatcgtcggtctgcaacttagccatctgcgatcgtgtgcgtctcaaaggaaggtagtctgaaagattccttgtttccaaccccaatctttgatatgttgatcgcgtgtgatatgacatacaagagcgaacttgctctgatgccactgatccgaattatggattcaaatgacaacacctgagtgagaacttgtggtattgtaaattctgtttacaagaaccaggaatcatagaattgaagcaagccaaaaagtaatctatttcattcgaaaatccaacatatagaagttcgtGAGATTCCAAGGATCACAAGaacctcttgagaatcgaagtccaacagtcacatttattcattacataataaaatctaaaaactacgaaattttcaaaaaaactatataaaattttatcctaacttcaactagacataactttctgctTGGGACTCGAAATTATGAGCCATTTATCTCGTTGGAAAGCTCTCCAAGAGATGTAGACGAGGATTTGAAAGAGCAGgggctaaaaatgcccttaagaccttcaaaaatgcaaaatactaacatatagacaaactaaactaaaaaaaaaaatataattcaaattttcttctgatcatttgATGTTTGCATTAATCTGAAAAGGAAGCATGCATGAATGCGCATAGTTGTTGATTATATATCCGTCATAaagatgaaataattaaaaaagaCAAATGATTTCTCTTCTCTAATCGTTTCATAATGAATCATGAAATatgattaaattttttttacataattgaaTCTAAAAATATTACTAAGATTGTAATACAATCTATAACCCTTTCCATATAACTAATTTGAAAATTGGCTGCAGGCTCCGGTTCAGTTAAAAGAGTTGACTATTTCATGTGAAAGATTCCAAAGATTTCCAAAGTCAATAGGATATCTCAAGCATTTGAAAAAAGTTTCGGTCATTGCTGGGAAGATGAGGAAACTGCCAGAGGAATTTTGCTTGCTACTATCGCTGGAGCACTTGGAGTTGATTTATTGCCGAATGCTATCATCTCTACCTTGCCGTTTTGGTAGTTTGACACGCCTGCGACATGTGGATTTGCACGGTTCCTACAAATTAAATGTATTGCCAGCTTCTTTTAAGCAATTGGCTCTCCTGCAACATCTCAATTTAGCCTGGTGTAGCAAGCTTACCTTAAATTCAGATGTGTTAGAAAACACGACAAAGCTGGAGTATTTGGACCTTTCTTTCTGCCGGAAAGTGGAAGAGTTGCCTTCTCACATCACAAATCAGGCCTCCTTGAAAGAGCTCCATATAAGAGATACTGGGTTAACCTGCTTACCCAAATCATTTATGCATCTCATTAATTTACAATTTTTGATAATAGCCGATTCTCCAATCAGTGAATTCGATTTTGGGCGGGGGCCATTTACTTCTTCTTTATCCAACCTCAAGAAAATACATCTAAGCAACACAAGAGTGTCCAAAATTTCAATTTCTGAAGACTGTTGTCCTTGTCTTTTAACTCTCCAACTTTTTGATAATCAGCACTTAAGAGAGATCGAAACCCTGCCAATCACAGTCAGAGACATAGAATTAGTTGATTGTAAAATGCTGAAAACCGTAATGGGTATTGGTGGAGTAGTAAACCTTCAAACATTGAAGATAAGTTTCAGTCCAGAATTAGATTTGCTTCCCAGTTTTGCAGAATTGATTTTTCTAAAAGAGTTTGAACTAAAAGGTTGCAACAAAGTTGAAAAAATAGAAGGTTTACAATACTGCAGATTGGTGGAGAAAGTGCTGATAACTGACTGTCCAGAGTTAAATGGCTTTCCAAGCTTTGCAGAATTGACTTGTCTGAAAGAATTTGAACTCAAAGGTCGCAACAAAGTTGAGAGGATAGAAGGTTTACAACATTGCTCATCATTGGAGGAGCTGCTGGTGTCTTATTCCTGTTGGGAGTTGCCGGGCATAGAAAGTTTGCAGCAGATGCAAAAATTGAAAACCCTGCAGCTTGTAGCAAAAAAGGTTTCAGCTGTTGGGCCTTGCATTCAAACAATACAGGTAATTATAATTTCTAGAGGTATAAAATTTTCATTGTACTGTGATTTGACTGAGTCCAGATTGAGTCCAACAGTAAAAGCCAGTAGATTGTAGTCAATGATAAATATATTACTGGGTAGATCTAGTTCTATGTAAATAGTCAGTTTTATTGGTTATAAGTTACTGGTGGTTTACGTGGGGCCTGGAACTTCTACAAATGCAGCGTATTTAATATATAGCTTTTCCTGTAAGGTGGTTTTACAAAAACAATAGGCATATTGATGATGACATACTAGTTGTTAAAGTGAGCATTAATGAATTAAATTTTAGTTTGAattgtttttagatttgattgtatTTGAGATTATATTTTATGGTCTATCATTAGAGTATATAGTACGAGGAGAGAAATGATGAAatgttttttcatttcttttttcatGCCATTTACTTCATTCTGATATGGATTGtggtgtgatccaaaatgttgatagaAAAGAATTCATACCGTCAAATCAGAAACTTTTAAGAATCTTATTTCTTTAATTTTCGTAAATCCTTCCATTCACAGAATGTTCTAATGTATTTATTAATTTAACAGAAATGGCCAGAAGAACTAATAATAAGTACAGAGGCAGTTCCTGATGCGGAGTTAATATTAAACCAGTTAGCCTTTCCAAATCTCTGTGTTGTTGATTCCATTGCTAAAAAGAAAATCTTCTACCCCTACCCGACACTGAGGCAGGAGCATTCCTCAAATGCGGATGCCATAATGCTATGCTTGGTTATTAAATGCGTCTCTACATTTAAGAAATTGATCATACAGGGAGACAATTTTTATAGAATAT is a genomic window of Cryptomeria japonica chromosome 7, Sugi_1.0, whole genome shotgun sequence containing:
- the LOC131056340 gene encoding disease resistance protein Roq1 isoform X3 encodes the protein MGGAAKTTLAKEIYNRKCSCMQRASFLFDVRDASAKNEMTKKQKTLLKDLGINHVPDFDSIEKGKGILASCLSSMCVLIILDDVDHIDQLEALLPTKDNLGWGSLIIVTTRERELLRCWGVSSIYEMRTLNHYHAKQLFCWHAFLQPSPTYGFEELVAKFLSACDGLPLSLKVIGGLLYGESRKDYWHDLLHKISKILPSDIKNRLRVSYDALDEEEKQIFLDTACFFIGEDKKTAIAVWDGFGWNGRHSWERLMSKCLVDVNENNHIKMHDHLRDLGREIAITQPPYRLWSSGQITDIQKQKEERIQIRGMILDAPYDDAHEYLHFLETTRIGFPGFCWCFRRQPFPLGLKVFVVRGNSLNKQTAKLSKELVWLRWSEIAHKSLPSWLPLKKLSVLELINSKHLQELWKHGVDAPVQLKELTISCERFQRFPKSIGYLKHLKKVSVIAGKMRKLPEEFCLLLSLEHLELIYCRMLSSLPCRFGSLTRLRHVDLHGSYKLNVLPASFKQLALLQHLNLAWCSKLTLNSDVLENTTKLEYLDLSFCRKVEELPSHITNQASLKELHIRDTGLTCLPKSFMHLINLQFLIIADSPISEFDFGRGPFTSSLSNLKKIHLSNTRVSKISISEDCCPCLLTLQLFDNQHLREIETLPITVRDIELVDCKMLKTVMGIGGVVNLQTLKISFSPELDLLPSFAELIFLKEFELKGCNKVEKIEGLQYCRLVEKVLITDCPELNGFPSFAELTCLKEFELKGRNKVERIEGLQHCSSLEELLVSYSCWELPGIESLQQMQKLKTLQLVAKKVSAVGPCIQTIQKWPEELIISTEAVPDAELILNQLAFPNLCVVDSIAKKKIFYPYPTLRQEHSSNADAIMLCLVIKCVSTFKKLIIQGDNFYRISSAEVDEGKWILIGVFTQHSSWHTADNYYVRGWPEEDCEDNEVEKGFLVMGEEARLVEALYRLLPVIAN